One segment of Anopheles stephensi strain Indian chromosome 3, UCI_ANSTEP_V1.0, whole genome shotgun sequence DNA contains the following:
- the LOC118514223 gene encoding putative tyrosine-protein kinase Wsck, producing MPSQRLAVSPWVFCHCWQTFLLFGVTALAVFGSIATAAEKRAYFGCYERDRFARLALTTENLDACVDSCENDFQRYAVLSGARCSCTNTLQTRIVEDRECDLKCGKQSDENCGGVNAQAVYETGIDVAGPVRNLRIDGEQKEDTIAIRWELPADDGVMVHEFEIIAEVTRTYASFRIYPVRWSVHNVSTGFELSNLQPGTEYNITVVSVSAKGVGGRATIAGSTEIGRPDPEPEEPIILRRFESTILIQIPRATNDNGPVNYYRVVVHYVNSELIQQIDESQLSTFQQSKENKVPYYIAAELEMKDDESLQFTVGDGREYRSYFNPPITARTHVHISIGVVSILNHVIKVRYATTTHEQHQYPDHHHVNLKTVEIERNETLITILTTACILFGIVLTGAIILYVYLHFKTPAANTRPFGDHHELTLQGPILEVENNGYMPDIYEQRGFEAELRDIIDGLEMAKNHARKYLSLDINRVLGSGKYGDVLLGSLQRQEQDLPAQVHVITDDMESVDQIAFLNEFRRLTAVEEHANVILFYGVCVTPDWCYLLFEQMQTTLKQTLLNARVPANANSVKFSTVSEEIVVNILCLVCDGMQFLADNNVVSKKLCARTVYVNTKFEVKVSAFGPALYAEDTGSPIAIARWHAPEVIKFQNHSTKSDVWSFGLLIWECCCLGATPYGTITTDNLFAAIRAGQKPERPSFMYEDLYQLCLNCWDLDASDRPSFDDLRRYLRQTLPMLRYLLSFERKHNVQLPPYLPHLETAEQ from the exons ATGCCATCGCAACGATTAGCCGTCAGCCCATGGGTCTTTTGTCATTGCTGGCAGACCTTTTTGCTGTTCGGTGTAACCGCACTCGCTGTCTTCGGGAGCATAGCGACAGCAGCGGAAAAGCGAGCCTACTTTGGCTGTTACGAGCGCGATCGCTTTGCCCGGTTGGCGTTGACGACGGAAAATCTGGATGCGTGTGTCGACAGCTGCGAGAACGATTTCCAGAG ATACGCGGTACTGTCCGGTGCACGGTGCAGCTGCACCAACACACTGCAAACGCGCATCGTCGAAGATCGCGAGTGTGATCTCAAGTGTGGCAAGCAATCGGACGAAAATTGTGGCGGAGTCAATGCGCAAGCCGTCTACGAAACGGGCATTGATGTGGCCGGCCCAGTACGTAACTTGCGCATCGATGGAGAACAGAAGGAAGACACGATCGCAATCCGTTGGGAGCTGCCGGCGGACGATGGGGTGATGGTGCATGAGTTTGAAATCATTGCCGAAGTGACACGCACCTACGCCAGCTTCCGGATATACCCGGTACGATGGTCGGTACATAACGTTTCTACCGGATTCGAGCTTTCCAATTTACAGCCCGGCACCGAGTACAACATAACGGTAGTATCGGTTTCAGCGAAGGGTGTCGGAGGCAGGGCGACTATTGCGGGCAGCACCGAGATCGGACGGCCGGACCCGGAACCGGAAGAGCCTATCATTCTGCGCCGGTTTGAATCGACCATACTGATACAGATCCCACGAGCAACGAACGATAATGGGCCGGTCAATTACTACCGGGTGGTGGTGCACTATGTCAACAGTGAGCTGATCCAACAGATTGACGAGAGCCAGCTGAGTACGTTCCAGCAGtcgaaggaaaacaaagtGCCGTACTATATTGCGGCCGAGCTGGAGATGAAGGATGACGAATCGTTGCAGTTCACCGTCGGCGATGGACGCGAGTATCGAAGTTACTTTAATCCGCCCATCACTGCCCGTACGCACGTGCACATTTCGATCGGAGTTGTGAGCATTTTGAACCATGTGATAAAGGTGCGGTACGCCACGACCACACACGAGCAGCATCAGTATCCGGACCACCATCATGTGAATTTAAAAACGGTCGAAATCG AACGAAATGAAACTCTCATAACGATCCTGACCACTGCCTGCATCCTGTTCGGTATCGTGCTAACGGGTGCCATCATTCTGTACGTTTATTTACACTTCAAAACGCCCGCTGCCAACACTCGTCCGTTCGGTGACCATCACGAACTAACGCTGCAAGGCCCCATACTGGAGGTGGAGAACAATGGCTATATGCCAGACATTTACGAGCAGCGTGGCTTTGAGGCAGAACTGCGCGACATCATCGATGGGCTGGAGATGGCGAAAAATCACGCACGGAAGTACCTTAGCCTGGACATTAATCGTGTTTTGGGCAGTGGAAAGTATGGCGATGTGCTGCTCGGTTCGCTGCAGCGGCAGGAGCAAGATTTGCCGGCCCAGGTGCACGTAATAACGGACGATATGGAGAGCGTTGATCAGATAGCGTTTTTGAACGAATTCCGACGGTTAACGGCAGTGGAAGAGCACGCAAATGTGATCTTGTTTTATGGTGTTTGCGTTACGCCTGACTGGTGCTATCTGCTGTTCGAACAGATGCAAACCACGCTGAAGCAGACGTTGCTGAACGCGCGCGTGCCGGCCAACGCCAACAGCGTCAAGTTTTCGACCGTATCGGAAGAGATTGTGGTTAACATCCTCTGTCTGGTGTGCGATGGAATGCAGTTTTTAGCGGACAATAAT GTTGTGAGCAAAAAGTTGTGCGCCCGTACAGTGTACGTAAATACCAAATTTGAGGTAAAGGTGAGCGCTTTCGGACCGGCGCTGTATGCCGAAGATACGGGCAGTCCGATAGCGATCGCTCGCTGGCACGCACCGGAAGTAATCAAATTCCAAAACCACTCGACCAAAAGCGACGTCTGGTCGTTTGGGTTGCTGATCTGGGAGTGTTGCTGTCTCGGAGCCACCCCGTACGGCACAATTACGACGGACAATCTATTTGCAGCGATACGTGCCGGCCAGAAACCGGAGCGTCCTAGCTTTATGTATGAGGATTTGTACCAGCTGTGCCTAAACTGTTGGGATTTGGATGCAAGCGATAGGCCAAGCTTTGACGATTTGCGACGCTACCTTCGACAAACGTTACCCATGCTGCGGTATTTGCTGTCGTTTGAGCGCAAACATAATGTTCAGCTTCCACCGTACTTGCCTCACCTGGAAACGGCCGAACAATAG